A window of Vulgatibacter sp. genomic DNA:
GCAGGCGCCCCGCCGGAATGGCAGGCCCGGCGTCCTGGATCCGCACGGAGGCGAAGCCGCCCCGATCGCGGATCTCCACGGCGATCGCCCCCTTGCCGCCCTGGTTGCGGGCGGCGTTCTCGAGCAGGGCGCCGAGCGCCAGCGCGAGGCTCTCCGCGTCCGCCTCGATCTCCACCGCCCCCTCGCTGGTGAAGTGCACCGTCGCCTCGGAGCCGAAGGCGCGCACCGCCTGCTCCGCTGCGCGGACCAGCTCGTGGAGCTCGACGGGCCTGCACTCGAGCGGGCGCTGCTCCGCGGTCAGGCCGTGGACCGCCACCAGCTCCCGCGCCAGGCGCGCGGCCCGCTCCGCCACGAAGTGCAGGCGCTCGAGGATCTTGCGGTCGCGGTCGTCGCGGGGATCCCGCGCCAGGATCTGGACCCAGGCCTTGAGCGCCGTGGCAGGGGTGCGCAGCTCGTGGGCGGCAGCGGCGATGAACTCGTCCCGGAGCCGGAGGGTCTGCCGGACCCGGTCGTGGAGCCGGGCGTTCTCCACCGCTGCGGAGAAGATGTCGCCGAGGGCGGTGAGGAGGCGGACCTCGAGGGGGCCGAACTGGCGCGGGCTCGCGGAGCCCACCACGATCTCGCCCACCAGTTCGTCGCGGAGGAGGAGCGGCAGGCAGATCCCGCTCTGGAGCCGCGGAAGCGGGCGGAGCGGCGGGAGCGCAGCGGGATCCTCGAGGACGAGGAGCCGCTTCTCCCGCGCGGCGCGGGCAGCTGCCACCTGCGTATCGAAGGAGACCACCGCGACGTCCGCGATCTCGCCCTCGTCGAGGCCCGCGTGGTCGAGGAGCACCAGCTCCCGGCGGCGCCCGTCGGCGAGCCAGAGCACGACGAAGTCGGGGCGGAGCACGGCGCCGGTCTGCTCGACGATCACCCGGGCGACGCCGCCCAGCTCGAGCTCGCGCACCACCGCCCGGGAGGCGACCGCGATCGCCTGGAGCTCGGCATTCTGTGCCTCGAGGGTGCCGAGCACCTGCTGGAGCCGGCCCGCCATCGAGTTGAAGGTGCCGGCGAGGCTCTCCAGCTCGTCGCCGGTGTGGAGGTCGCTGCGCACCTGCAGATCGCCCCTGCCGAACGCTTCGAGCTGCACCGCCAGCTGCCGGATCGGCCGGACGATGTGGAGCCCCACGAGCGCGGCGCCGCCCATGGCGACGAGGCTCAATGCCACCATGAGCACGAGGCGATCGAGCTCCCGGCGCTCGATCGGCGCGAGGGCCGATGCAGTGGGCCGCACCACCCCGACCACCCAGCGCCAGGTCGGCGTCGGCACCAGCGCCAGGGCGACCGGGCGTTGCTGCAGGCCGACCGCGTCGGCGACGGCGAACTCCTCGGCCACGAGGATCCGCTCACCGCCGAGAGCCCTGCTGGTGGCGGCGAGCTTGCTCACGTCGACGGCGGCGTCGCCAGCGAGCACGTGGACGGTGTCGCAGCGGAAGGCGAGGCGGCCCGCCGGGTCGATGAGGAAGAGCTCGGCATCGTCGGGGAGCGGCAACCTCTGCAGCCGGCTCGCCAGCGTGCCGAGGTCGTAGCCCACCAGCACCGCGCCCACCGTGCGATCGCCCTGCCGGATCGGCGCCGAGGCCACCACCAGCGGCAGGCCGCGGCCCCGGGAGAACGCAGCGCCGGAGACGAGCCCCTCCCCGCGGTTGGCGAGCTCCACCGCGTCGACGAGGAGCTCGCCCACCTCCGAGCCCCGTGCCGGCAGGAGGTCGTCGCTGGTGCTGGCGATCGGCCTGCCGTCCTCGTCCACCACGGCGATCGCGTGGAGGTTGGGATCGCCGTTCAGCACCTCGTCGAGGAGCGGCTCGATCTGCAGCGGAGAGAGGGAGCGGACCGCAGCGTGCGTCGCGAGGAGGTCGGCGCTCTTCCGTGCTTCGGCGAGGTATTCGTCTGCGAGGATCGAGGCGGCATCCGCAGCGCCGCGCATCCCGCGGAAGGTCTCGTGCCGCAGCTCGTTCGCATCGGCCCGCCAGCCCAGGGCGAGCAGGACCAGCACCGGCAGGAGCGCGAGCAGAACGCCGAGCACCAGCTTTCCCGTGAGCTGCAGCGAGCCTCTCGTCTCCGGTGTCTTCCACATCGATGCGGGCGCCGCGAGCAGATCCCGGGCGCACCCGCTCAAGATAGCCATCCGGGCGCGGCGACGATCGGACCGCCAAGCATTCCGGGCGCGACACGGCCCGGCGCAGCGCGGTAGCTGGCCGGGCCGTGGTTGCGCCGTAGTTGCGCCGTGTCAGTCGGCGTAGAAGGACTCGCCCTTCGCCGCCATGTCGACGAGGAGCTGCGCCGGCTTGAAGCGCTGGCCGAGCTTCTGCTCCAGCTCGCGCATCCGCCGGACGATCTCGCCGACGCCTTCCGCGTCCATGTAGCGGAAGGGGCCGCCGCGGAAGGGCGGGAAGCCGAGGCCGAAGATCGCACCGATGTCGCCGTCGCGTGCGCTGCGGAGGATTCGCTGCTCGAGGCAGAGGGCCGCCTCGTTGCAGAACTGCAAGCCGAGGCGATCCTGGATCTCCCGCTTGTCGAAGCGTTTGCGCTTCTCGCCACCGGGAAGGAGCCGGTAGACGGTGGGATCGACGTGCTTCTTCTTCTCCCCGTAGGTGTAGAAGCCCTTGCCGTTCTTGCGCCCGAGGCGGCCATCGTCGATCACCTTCTGCAGCGCCTCCGGCGGCCGCATCCGCTCGCCGAAGGCTTCGAGCATCGTCTTCGACGCCTTCTGCGCCACGTCGATCCCCACCTCGTCGAGGAGCATGATCGGGCCGACGGGGAAGCCCCAGTCGACCATCGCCTCGTCCACCTGGTGGATGTCGGCGCCCTCGGAGAGGAGCCAGGCGGCCTCGTTCACGTAGGGGCCGAGGATGCGCGAGGTGTAGAAGCCGGGCCCGTCGTTGACGACGATGACCGTCTTGCCCTGGGCCTTGCCCAGCGCCACCGCGGTAGCGGTGACCCAGGGGGCGGTCTTCTCCCCGTTGATCACCTCGAGGAGCGGCATCTTGTGGACCGGGGAGAAGTAGTGCATCCCCACCACCGTCTCCGGCCACTTCGACGCCTCGGCGAGCTTGGTGATCGGCAGCGTCGAGGTATTCGAGGCGAAGATCGCATCGTCGCGCGTCACCGCCTCGATGTCCCGGATCACGCGGTGCTTGAGGGCGAGGTCCTCGAAGACCGCCTCGATCACCACGTCGGCGCCCTGCAGCCCCTCGTAGCCGCTGGTGCCGGTGAGGCGCGCCATCACCTCCTCGCGATCGAGGCGGGTGATGCTCCTTCGCTTCACCCGCTCGTCGAGGATGCCGCGCACGTAGGCGTAGCCGCGGCCGAGCCCCTCGTCGTCGCGCTCCTTGAGCCGGACCGGCTTCCCGGCCACCGCGCTGGTGACGTAGGCGATGCCGCCGCCCATGAGGCCGCCGCCGAGGACCGCCACCTGCTTCACCGCCTTCGGCTGCACCGAGGGGTCGTCGACGCCGCTGTCCTTCTTGAGCGCGTTCTGGGCGAAGAAGACCCGCACCAACTGCTTCGAGACGTCGGTGGTGACCAGCTGGCCGAAGAGCTCCGCCTCCTTCTGCAGGCCCTTCTCCATCCCCGACTCGAGGCCGGTGCGCACCGCCTCGATCGCAGCGGGGATCGCCGGGTAGTTGCCGCGGCTCTTCTTGAGCGCCTGCTTCTCCGCCTGGCGGAAGAGGATGCGCCTGCCCACCGGGTTCTCCTCCAGGGCGAGCGCCATGAGCGCCTGCTGATCCGCCTTGCCCTTCTTGAGCTGCGCGATCAGCGCCTCGTGGCCCCGGAGCGGCAGCCGCCTGCCGCCGCCGAACGCCGCGGCGCGCTCCTTCGCCACCTGCAGGAGCAGCGGCTGCGGCACCACCTCGTCGACGATCCCGAGCTTCCAGGCCTTCTTCGCCTTGAGCTGCTTGCCGGTGAGGATGAGGCCGAGCGCCTGCTGCGCGCCGATGAGCCGGGGCAACCGCTGGGTGCCGCCGGCGCCGGGGATCAGGCCGAGCATCACCTCGGGGAGGCCGAGGGCGGTCTTCCTGTTCTCGGTGGCGACGCGGTAGTGGCAGGCGAGCGCCAGCTCGAGGCCGCCGCCGAGGGCGGCGCCGTCGATCGCCGCGATCACCGGCTTGGGCGAAGCGGCGATCTGGTCGAGCATCTGCTGGCCGCCGCGGGAGAGGTCGGTCGCCTCCCGGGCGGACTGGCAGCGCTGGAGCATCTCGATCTTCGCGCCGGCGATGAAATTGTCCTTCTTGCCCGAGGTGAGGACGATCGCCTTCACCTTCGGATCGTCCTGCAACGTGGGCCAGAGCCGCCGCATCTCCTCCTGCAGCTCGTCGGAGAGGGTGTTCACCGACTCGCCCGGCTCGTCGAGGGTGACGACGGCGACCCCGTCGCCGTCGATCGCGACGCGGAAGAAGCGGTACTCGATATCGCGGGTGGCACGTGCCATCACTGCCGCTCCAGGACGGTGGCGGCGCCGAGGCCGCCAGCAGCGCAAAGGGTGACGAGGCCGAACTGCCGGTCGCGGCGCTTCAGCTCGTTGAGGGTGCTCAGGATCATCCGGGCGCCGGTGGCGGCGAAGGGGTGGCCGAGGGCGATCGAGCCCCCGTTGACGTTGAGCTTGCTCTCGTCGACGCTGCCCACCGCCTCGCTGCGGCCCAGGCGCTCCTCGGCGAATTTCTTCGATTCGAAGGCCTGGAGGATCGAGAGGACCACCGCGGCGAAGGCCTCGTGAATCTCGACCACGTCCATCTCCTGCAGCGTGAGGCCGGCGCGATCGAGGGCCTTCGGCGTGGCGAAGGCGGGCCCGAGCAGCATCTGCCCCTTCGGATCGAGGGCGGTGAAGGCGTAGGAGCGCAGGTAGCCGAGGGGCTCGTAGCCCAGGGCCTTCGCCTTCTCCTCGCTCATCAGCAGCAGCGCCGAGGCGCCGTCGGTGAGGCCGGAGGCGTTGGCGGCGGTGATGGTGCCGTATCTGCGGTCGAAGACGGGCTTGAGCTGCGCCATCTTCTCGAGGGCAGTGTCCTTGCGGACGAAGTCGTCCTCGGCGGCGGCGTGGGTGTAGCGCGGCGGCACGACGACGTGCATCACCTCCTGCGCGTACTTCCCTTCTGCCCACGCCTTCGCCGCGTTGTCGTGGGAGCGCTTGGCGAAGCGATCCTGCGCCTCGCGGGAGATGCCGTTCTCCTGCGCCATCTTCTCCGCGCTCTCGCCCATGGTCAGCCCGGTGGAGGGCTCCTTGAGCGCCGGCGGAATCGGCAGCAGGTCCCTCGCGGAGAGGTGGGCGAAGCTCTTCAGCTTCGAGGAAATGTCCCTCGCGCGGGAGGCGGCGACGAGGGCGTCCGCCAGGGGCCGCGAGACGGTGAAGGGGATGTCCGAGAGACATTCGGCGCCGCCGGCGATGGCCACGTCGGCGTTGCCGAGGGCGATCTGGTCCGCAGCCGAGACGAAGGACTGCACCGAGGTGGCGCAGGCGCGGGAGACCGACCAGGCGTCCACCTCCTGCGGCAGGCCGGTGCCGAGCACGATCTCCCGGGCGATGTTGGGGGCGCTGACCGAGGGAACGACCTGGCCGTAGACGAGCAGATCGATCGAGTCCCGGTCGAGGTTGGTGCGGGCGACGAGCTCGCTGACCACCGTCTTGCCGAGATCGAGGGCGGTGAGCTTTCCGAAGACGCCGTTCGCCTTCACGAAGGGCGTCCGCAGGCCGGCGACGATGGCGACCCGCCTCGTCGTCTGCCCGCCTGCCTTGCCTTTGGCGGCCATGGTTCCTCCAATGCGCGGGGAAGGGGTAGTTCTAGGCACGGCTAACGCCCCGCGTCAAACCCGACTGAATGGTCACTCAGTCGCGTCGATGCAAGTACGCGTGATCGGCGAAGGGGCGCCGGGTGGGCCGCCCTGCGCGCTGGCAGGCGGCTTCCCGACACCGCCCGAGCCCGTCGGAGGTCGCCTCCCTGACAGCCTTTTGGCAGGGGTCGCCAGAAAGTTTTCAGGGCGGGAGCGCTGCCGTCCGGCGGCACCATGGTGCTCGCCCGCTCCGTATGCAAGTCCCCGGGATCAGGCGCTTCTGCCCTGCGCATGCGCCCCCCGGGCACGGGCTTTCGCCACCGTCCCGGGGCGCATTGGGGACCATCCGGCAGCAGGGCTGCCACGATTCGGACCACCGTGCTCCACCAGTGGAAGATTGATCACAACCCGGCATCCCCAGTAGCATTCCCCCCTCTCTCGGTTAGTAGCCGAACGACTTTCTTGTTCCAGGGGGTGGGTGTGCCCTCGGGAGGAGACAGAAAGATGTCGAGATCTTTTGCGAAAATGGCGGTCCTCCTCGCCTGCCTGGGTCTCTTCGCCTGTGGCGAAGAGGCCAACGGTGGCGGCACGGGCGGCACCGGCGCCACCGGCGGTACCGGTGGCACGGGTGGCACCGGCGGCTCTGACGATCCGTTCTGTGGAAATGGCATCCAGGAAGAGGGCGAGGAGTGCGACGACGCCAATCGGGACAATACCGACGCGTGCCTCGACACCTGCCGGCTGGCTTCTTGTGGTGACGGCTTCGTGCGGACCGCCGGGGACGACCCGGAAGAGTGCGACGGCGGCGCCACCAACAGCGACACCGAGCCCGACTCGTGCCGCACCGACTGCCGCTTCGCCTATTGCGGCGACGGCGTGATGGACGACGGCGAGGATTGCGACGCCGGTGACGCGAACAGCGACACCGAGGCGGGTGCCTGCCGCACCGACTGCCGGGCTGCCTTCTGCGGCGACGGCGTCGTGGATCCGGGCGAGAGCTGCGACGACGGCAACCTCGACAACGACGACGCCTGCCGCAACGACTGCAGCGCGCCGGTCTGCGGCGACGGCATCGTCGACTTCAACGAGGATTGCGACGACGCCAACGACGACAACACCGACTCCTGCACCGACAGCTGCCGGAACAACGTGTGCGGCGACGGCCACACCTGGGAAGGCATCGAGGCCTGCGACTGGGGTGACCCGTCCTTCAACGGCGACTGCACCACGGCGTGCGAGTTCAACGTCTGCGGCGACGGCTTCCTGCATCCGAACCCGACCGTCGAGGCCTGCGAGCCCAGCCTCAACCGCGACTGCCGCTCGAACTGCACCCTCCCCAACTGCGGCGACGGCATCCCCGACAGCGCACAGGGCGAGGCCTGCGACGACGGCAACGAGGATCCGACGGACGCCTGCGTCAACTGCGTCTGGGCGGTCTGCGGCGACGGCAACACCCGCACCGGCGTCGAGCAGTGTGATCCGCTCGATCCCAACGCACCCGCCAACTGCCGCCAGAACTGCACCATCCCCCGCTGCGGCGATCGCATCGTCGACGAGGGTGAGGCGTGCGACGACGGCAATACCAACGAGAACGACGGCTGCCTGAGCACCTGCGAGGTCAACACCTGCGGCGACGGCCACGTGTGGACCGGCGTCGAGCAGTGCGACCAGGGCGTCGACAACAGCGACACCGCGCCGGACACCTGCCGCACCGATTGCCGCCTCCCGACCTGCGGTGACGGCGTGCAGGATACCGGCGAGGTCTGCGACGACGGCAACACCGCCAACAACGACGAGTGCCTCGGCACCTGCCTCGCCTTCAACACCTGCGGCGACGGCTTCCTCAACACCGGCGTCGAGGAATGCGACGACGGCAACGCCAGCGACACCGACGCCTGCGTCACCGGTTGCATGATCGCCACCTGCGGCGACGGCTTCGTCCGCGCCAACGTCGAGGAGTGCGACCCGGCTGCCCCCGGCGCTCCCGCCGACTGCCGTGACGCCACCCACGCCTCGCCCTGCACCATCCCGGTCTGCGGCGACGGCTTCATCGACGCGAACGAGACCTGCGACGACGGCAACACCGTCGACACCGACGGCTGCCGCGCCACCTGCGTGCCCAACGTCTGCGGCGACGGCGTGATCAACACCGGCGTCGAGCTCTGCGACGACGGCAACACCGACAACAACGACAGCTGCCTCTCGCCGAGCTGCACCCCCGCCACCACGCCCTTCGTCTTCGCCGGCTTCGCCGACCTCGAGGCGACCATGCGCGGTGCGGTGAGCTACCAGACCCAGGTGCCCAGCACCTTCGACGCCGCTGCGCTCCTGCAGTGGAAGGTCACCGTCCTCAACGGCACCACCCCCGTGGCCGGCGTTCGCGCCTTCCACCCGGGCACCTCGCCCTCGACGACGCACACCGACTGGGTCGACTACCTCGAGACCGACGCCTCCGGCGTGATCCTCTACCCGGCAGCTCCTGCCACCGCCGCCGACCTCGGCCTCGACCAGGCCAACGGCGCCACGGTGACCCTGAGCGCGCTCTTCAACACCGCCGGCAGCTACAACGTCGCGGTGGAGCTGGTGAACACCTCGGCCAGCAACGTCGTGGTCGGCAGCGGCGCCACCGCAGCCACCGTCGGCGAGAAGAAGCTGAACGTCACCTTCGCAGGCTTCGACTCGGTCCGCGAGCAGGTCCGCAGCCTGACCTCGGTCGCCGCGACGCTGCACAGCAGCATCGACCCGACCCGCATGGTCCAGTGGCATGCCTCCGTGACCGAGGGCACCACCCCCGTCGCCGGCGTGCAGGCCTACTACCAGGGCACCAGCACCTCGACCGACCACACCACCTGGACCGACGTCTTCACCACCGATGCGAACGGTGAGGCGACCTTCGGCCCCACCGGCGGCTTCCCCGCTGCCGGCCTCCAGGGTGCGGGCATCACCACCGAGTTCAGCCTGCTGGTGCAGACGGCGGGTGACTACACCCTCCGCCTCGAACTCCGCGACGCGGTCACCGGCGAGCTCCTCGGCCACGCCACCTCGCCGGTGACGGTGAGCTACGAGCGGCTGGTCTCCACCTTCACCGACTGGAGCGGCTTCGGCGACGGCATCCGCAAGGCGGCCTCGGTCCACTTCGATCTCGACGACCGCTACACCGCGGCGACCACCGGCAAGTGGCTCATCTCGGTGACCGACGGCAGCGATGCCCCGGTGGCCGGTGCGAAGTTCTACTTCCAGGGGACCTCGAGCTCGACCAACCACGCCGACTGGATCGACGTGGTGACCACCGACACGACCGGTGTGGCGACCTTCGACAGCGGCTTCGCCATCACCAGCATCCAGGGCGCCGGCGCCGATTACGCCTTCAGCGTGGCGATCCCCGGCACCGGTGACCGCACCGTGCGCTTCACGCTGGTCGACGCCACCACCGACGTGGCCATCGACAGCGACAGCGTCGAGATGACGGTTGCCCCCTCGGTGACGGTGGGCTTCAGCGGCTACGGCCTCACCGCCAACGTGCGCGGCGCCACCAACCACGTGGCCACGCTCCACAGCTCGTTCGACTCGACGGCGTCGGTCGAGTGGCGCTTCACGGTGACCAACGGCACCGCCGGCGTCCAGGGCGTGACCTTCTACTACCCGGTGCCCGGCGACGGCTTCAACCACACCAGCTGGATGACCAACGAGGTCACCGACATCGACGGCGCCGCGGTCTTCCCGGCCTTCGCCGCCTCGAGCACCGCGCTCCAGACGGCAGCCGGCGAGACCTATCCGTTCTCGGTGCTGGTGCCGGCCGCCGGTACCTACACCCTCGCGGCGGAGCTCGTGCTCACGGGCACCTCGACGGTCGTCGGTGGCAGCACCACCACCGTGACGGTGCAGTAAGCAGCGGCGTCGGGGTCTGCCGCTAGCGGCCGGCCCCGGAGCCGAACGGAAACGGCGCCTTCCCTCGCGGGGAGGCGCCGTTTCCCGTTCCTGCGTTCGCGGTCGTGGCCTGCCTCAGGGCAGGTCGGCCGGATCGATCGTGTCCCGCTCCGTGGGCTGGGCGGTGAGCTCGCGATCCTCGTCGGCGGGCTGGCCCGGCCAGCGCTCGACCCGGTCCGGGACGATGTCGTCCGGACGGTCGGGCTCGTCCTCGATCGGCCGGGGCAGGCCGCCGGTCAGGTCGGCGCCCCAATAGTCGACGCCATTGCCTGCATCGCCGACGTCGGCCTCACCCATGTTGGCGTCGCGGCCGGTGAGCTCGCGGGTGACCTCACCGCGGTCACCGGTCGGAAGCAGCGGATCCCGGCGCTTCATCGTCTCGCTCCTCTCCATGCGGGTCGCCCCGCTCCTACCCACAGGGTGGGATCGGAATGCGGCGCCGGCAACGGAGGCGGGGATCGGAACCGGAGGGCCCGCACCGTCGACGGATGGCGGCCCGGTCCCTAAGCTGGCGGGCATGCGCTACCACCACCACCGCGTCCCCGTGCAGAGCGAAGTCCTGCGCGGCAACCCGCTCGGCGATCCGACCGAGCGCACCCTCCACCTCCTGGCGCCCGTGGAGGTCGGCGCGGATCCGCTGCCCGTGATCTGGATTCTCCCCGGCTACAGCGGCACCGCCGAGGCGCAGCTCGCTTCCGATCCCTGGAGCCCGGGGCTGCACCAGCGGGTGGAGAAGCTGGCGGCAGAGGGGATGCCCGACGCGATCATCGCCGTGCCCGACTTCTTCACCTCCCTCGGCGGCTGCCAATACCTGAGCAGCCCTGCGGTGGGCCGCTACGAGGAGCACCTCTGGCAGGAGCTCCGCCCCGCCGTCGAGGCGCGCTTCCCCGCCGGGAAGAACGGGCTGGCGGGCAAATCGTCCGGGGGCTTCGGCGCGCTGCTCCACGCCATCCGCCACCCGCGGCAGGTGCACGCGGTGGCCTGCCACTCCGGCGACATGTGCTTCGAATACGCCTACCTCGCCGACCTGCCGAAGCTCGCCGGCACGCTGGAGAAGTACGGCGGCGTCGAAGCCTTCCTCGCGGCCTTCGCCAGCGACCCGAAGAGGCGGGAGGGCAAGTGGATCGGCCCCTTGAACGTGCTCTGCATGGCGGCGGTCTACTCGCCCGATCCGCAGGCGCCACGGGGGATCGGCCTGCCCTTCGACCCCGCCACGGCAGCGCTGCTGCCCGACGTCTGGGAGAGGTGGCTCGCCTTCGATCCCGTCCGGCTCGCGCAGGATCCGGCGGTGCTCGAGCGCCTGAAGCAGCTCGACCTGCTCTTCCTCGATTGCGGCAGCCGCGACGAGTACCACCTGCAGTGGGGGCTGCGGCAGCTCGTGGCGAGGCTACGCGCCGCCGGCGTGCCCCACGAGCACGAGGAATTCGACGATGGGCATCGGGGCACGAGCTACCGCTACGAGGTCTCGCTGCCGAAGCTGGTCCGGGCGCTGCGGCGCTGACCGCGGGCTGCGTCCTTCAGTTGCAGCAGCTCTGCGGGATCTTGCAGCGCGGGCAGATCATGTGGGCGTGCTCCCAGTGGTATTGCGCGCCGCAGACCGGGCAGATCGATTCGGTGTCCGGGACGGCGCAGCTGCTGGTCCGCTCGTGCTCGCTTGCGGGCTGGGTGCTCTCGTTCGGCTGGTTGTCCGGCTGCTTCATGGTGTCTCGGTCTACCACGAGGAGAGCAGGCCGCGGCTCTTCACCTCGCGGCTCACCCGCGGCCGGACGTGGGCCTCGTCCGGCAGCAGGAAACGTTCGCCGGGGAAGAGCGCGTAGACGCGATCGGTGAGCCCCTGCCAGCTGGCCGAGCGCACCAGGTCCTCGCGCGGCGTGTCGTAGCCCGACCAGTTGCCGTAGTAGGCCTCGAAGTGGATGGGGATCATGAACCGGGCGCCCACGTCCCGGAAGATCGCCAGCGCCTCGGTGGGATTGGCGTGTTTGGGATTGCCCCAGGTGCTGCCGCGGTAGGGCGCGATCGGGACGAAGGCCACGTCGATCCCTGGGAAGCGCGCGCCGATCTCCTTGAACATCTCGGGGTGGTAGCCGGTGTCGCCGGCGAAGAAGACCGTGCGTCCCGCTCCCTCGATCACGTAGCCGCTGTAGGCGTCGTTCCAGGCCGAATCGATCCCGTAGCGTCCGCCGAAGTGCTGCACCGGCACCGCGGTGATCGAGACGCCGGAGACCTCGACCTTCTGCCACGGCGCCAGGGCCTCGCGGCGCCGCTGGGGCAGGCTGCCCGCGTAGGGCTCGCCGCCAGCCGGATAGAAGAGCGCGGTGGTGGGCAGCAGCTGGTGCAGCGTCGGCCTGTCGAAATGGTCGAAGTGCATGTGGCTGGCGATCGCCGCGTGGACGAAGGGCAACTCCCGCACGGTGGCGGAGGGCGGCGTATCCCGCGGCACCACGTAGAGCGTGCCGGCGAAGTTGGGATCGGTGAGCAGGTGCACCCCCCCAAAGCGGAGCAGCACCGTGGCGTGCCCGATCCAGACGGCGCTGAAGGCGACCTCGGGGTCGTCCACGGGCAGGCCCTGCACGGCGGGCGGGCGGTGCAGCGCGGCGCAGGCGGCGCCAGCGAGGAGCGCGGCACAGGCGAGGATCCAGCGGCTCTTCATCACCTCTACCTAATCGACGAGCGACCGGTGCGCAGCCCGCAGGCGGGTGCCATGCCCCACGATGCGCCAGCGACCTGTCGAGTGCACGCCAGAGCGCCACACCGGCGGCTTTCCGGCGGCAAGTGCGGAGGTCATGGAGCACCCCGGGGCCCGGCTTGCAATCCGCACCCCGACGCCACTACCTTGCCGGCTTTTTTTCGCGGAGGTCTCGAGTGGCAGGGGTGCGGGTCGGCGTGGATTTCGGAACCTCCAACAGCGCGGCGGCGCTTCCCGGGCCCCGGCCCGGGGCGCCCGCCCGCGTGATCGCCGTAGATCCGGCGGGCGAGGACGCGCGCCTCTTCCGCAGTGTCCTCTACTTCCCCGACGGGAGCCGCGAGACGCTGGCCGGCGGCGAGGCGATCGTCCGCTACCTCGACGAGATCGACGGCCGCTTCATCCAGTCCGCCAAGAGCTTCCTCCCCTCGACCAGCTTCCACGCCACCGAGGTAAGGGGACGCAGCCTGCGGCTCGAGGAGCTGGTGGCGATCGTCCTGCGGCGGATGCGGGAGCGGATCGAGGAGGAGGCAGGCGGGCCGGTGGAGCGGGTGGTCTTCGGCAGGCCCGCGGTCTTCTCCACCGAGCCGGAGAAGGATCGGATCGCCGAGGAGCGCCTCTGCCGGGCAGCGGAGATCGCGGGCTTCCCCACCCCGACCTTCCTGATCGAGCCCATCGCCGCTGCGCTCGGCTACGAGGCGGGGCTCGACCACGACGAGGTGGTGCTCGTCGGCGACTTCGGCGCCGGCACCAGCGACTTCACGCTGATGCGCCTCGGCCCCTCGCGCACCGAGAACGTCGACCGCCGGGAGGACGTGATCGCCTCCACCGGCGTCTACGTCGGCGGCGACAATTTCGACGCAGCCATCGTCGAGAACCGCCTCCTGCAGCGCTTCGGCGAGGGCACGACCTACAAGGCCTTCACCCAGCGGATGCCCATGCCCACCTGGATGCCGCGCAAGCTCCTCGCCTGGCACGAGCTGGCGCTGCTCCGCGAACGGAGCACCCTCGAGTTCCTCCGCAAGGCGGTGGTCACCGCCGATGATCCGACCGCGGTGCAGAACCTGGTCACGCTGATCGAGGACAACCTCGCCTACCAGCTCTACCGTGCGGTCGAGGCGGCGAAGCGCAGGCTCGGCGAGGAGGAGGAGGCGGCGGTCTCCTTCCA
This region includes:
- a CDS encoding ATP-binding protein, which gives rise to MSGCARDLLAAPASMWKTPETRGSLQLTGKLVLGVLLALLPVLVLLALGWRADANELRHETFRGMRGAADAASILADEYLAEARKSADLLATHAAVRSLSPLQIEPLLDEVLNGDPNLHAIAVVDEDGRPIASTSDDLLPARGSEVGELLVDAVELANRGEGLVSGAAFSRGRGLPLVVASAPIRQGDRTVGAVLVGYDLGTLASRLQRLPLPDDAELFLIDPAGRLAFRCDTVHVLAGDAAVDVSKLAATSRALGGERILVAEEFAVADAVGLQQRPVALALVPTPTWRWVVGVVRPTASALAPIERRELDRLVLMVALSLVAMGGAALVGLHIVRPIRQLAVQLEAFGRGDLQVRSDLHTGDELESLAGTFNSMAGRLQQVLGTLEAQNAELQAIAVASRAVVRELELGGVARVIVEQTGAVLRPDFVVLWLADGRRRELVLLDHAGLDEGEIADVAVVSFDTQVAAARAAREKRLLVLEDPAALPPLRPLPRLQSGICLPLLLRDELVGEIVVGSASPRQFGPLEVRLLTALGDIFSAAVENARLHDRVRQTLRLRDEFIAAAAHELRTPATALKAWVQILARDPRDDRDRKILERLHFVAERAARLARELVAVHGLTAEQRPLECRPVELHELVRAAEQAVRAFGSEATVHFTSEGAVEIEADAESLALALGALLENAARNQGGKGAIAVEIRDRGGFASVRIQDAGPAIPAGRLPHLFEPLFEPWPSGSPHYVGRIGLGLHLASIVAASHGGRIDATSGAGGTTLELLLPARRGSGVAPLPAGGAGAPAPDVWNPRARGLPLGT
- the fadJ gene encoding fatty acid oxidation complex subunit alpha FadJ; the protein is MARATRDIEYRFFRVAIDGDGVAVVTLDEPGESVNTLSDELQEEMRRLWPTLQDDPKVKAIVLTSGKKDNFIAGAKIEMLQRCQSAREATDLSRGGQQMLDQIAASPKPVIAAIDGAALGGGLELALACHYRVATENRKTALGLPEVMLGLIPGAGGTQRLPRLIGAQQALGLILTGKQLKAKKAWKLGIVDEVVPQPLLLQVAKERAAAFGGGRRLPLRGHEALIAQLKKGKADQQALMALALEENPVGRRILFRQAEKQALKKSRGNYPAIPAAIEAVRTGLESGMEKGLQKEAELFGQLVTTDVSKQLVRVFFAQNALKKDSGVDDPSVQPKAVKQVAVLGGGLMGGGIAYVTSAVAGKPVRLKERDDEGLGRGYAYVRGILDERVKRRSITRLDREEVMARLTGTSGYEGLQGADVVIEAVFEDLALKHRVIRDIEAVTRDDAIFASNTSTLPITKLAEASKWPETVVGMHYFSPVHKMPLLEVINGEKTAPWVTATAVALGKAQGKTVIVVNDGPGFYTSRILGPYVNEAAWLLSEGADIHQVDEAMVDWGFPVGPIMLLDEVGIDVAQKASKTMLEAFGERMRPPEALQKVIDDGRLGRKNGKGFYTYGEKKKHVDPTVYRLLPGGEKRKRFDKREIQDRLGLQFCNEAALCLEQRILRSARDGDIGAIFGLGFPPFRGGPFRYMDAEGVGEIVRRMRELEQKLGQRFKPAQLLVDMAAKGESFYAD
- the fadI gene encoding acetyl-CoA C-acyltransferase FadI, yielding MAAKGKAGGQTTRRVAIVAGLRTPFVKANGVFGKLTALDLGKTVVSELVARTNLDRDSIDLLVYGQVVPSVSAPNIAREIVLGTGLPQEVDAWSVSRACATSVQSFVSAADQIALGNADVAIAGGAECLSDIPFTVSRPLADALVAASRARDISSKLKSFAHLSARDLLPIPPALKEPSTGLTMGESAEKMAQENGISREAQDRFAKRSHDNAAKAWAEGKYAQEVMHVVVPPRYTHAAAEDDFVRKDTALEKMAQLKPVFDRRYGTITAANASGLTDGASALLLMSEEKAKALGYEPLGYLRSYAFTALDPKGQMLLGPAFATPKALDRAGLTLQEMDVVEIHEAFAAVVLSILQAFESKKFAEERLGRSEAVGSVDESKLNVNGGSIALGHPFAATGARMILSTLNELKRRDRQFGLVTLCAAGGLGAATVLERQ